In Trichoderma asperellum chromosome 1, complete sequence, a single window of DNA contains:
- a CDS encoding putative secondary metabolism biosynthetic enzyme (EggNog:ENOG41~SMCOG1028:crotonyl-CoA reductase / alcohol dehydrogenase~antiSMASH:Cluster_1.2), whose protein sequence is MTVPSTTQTALVGGPKGDIILSHSAPLPQGPLQDHELAVAVKAISINPVDTKMTGPYHTEGAILGCDFAGLVTAVGPTAAEWGFREGDRVAATVIGLNSLRPSVGAFAENTVCSAWGALKIPDDWTFAQAAGGMGGLAWITTSWALFHAMGLPAGPQLEPLNSRLPPPQLEPKINITTAHSPGDGSKPATTVLVSGGASYTGTAAIQLLKLAGFTVIATCSARSFELVRSFGADATFDYASPTAAEEIRAYTGNLLRLAIDCVTNLESSRLCYAALSRLGGRYVALDPYSDAVAATRAVVRPSWVFGLEPLGDEIAWPEPHTRKPNRIAQDFLEVWNRTMQGLVDRKLIRFHPQLVRDDGLAGALEGLDDIRSGRVSGKKLLYTL, encoded by the coding sequence ATGACCGTCCCATCTACGACGCAGACGGCCTTGGTCGGCGGTCCCAAAGGCGACATCATCCTTTCTCACTCGGCTCCGCTCCCACAGGGGCCGCTCCAAGACCATGAGCTGGCCGTGGCCGTCAAGGCCATCTCAATCAACCCAGTCGACACGAAAATGACGGGCCCCTACCACACCGAGGGCGCCATTCTGGGATGCGACTTTGCCGGGTTGGTAACGGCCGTGGGCCCGACTGCCGCGGAATGGGGCTTCCGGGAGGGAGACCGGGTCGCCGCCACCGTCATCGGCCTGAACTCGTTGCGGCCTAGCGTCGGGGCCTTCGCAGAGAACACGGTGTGCTCGGCGTGGGGTGCCCTCAAGATCCCCGACGACTGGACCTTCGCGCAGGCGGCGGGCGGCATGGGCGGACTCGCGTGGATCACGACGTCGTGGGCCCTGTTCCACGCCATGGGCTTGCCAGCCGGGCCGCAGCTCGAGCCGCTCAACAGCCGCCTCCCGCCGCCTCAGCTGGAGCCCAAGATCAACATCACCACAGCTCACAGCCCTGGTGACGGCTCGAAGCCGGCGACGACGGTGCTGGTCAGCGGCGGGGCCAGTTATACAGGCACAGCGGCCATCCAGTTGCTCAAGCTGGCCGGATTCACCGTCATCGCGACGTGCTCTGCGCGCAGCTTCGAGTTGGTGCGCTCGTTCGGGGCCGACGCCACCTTCGACTATGCCTCGCCAACAGCCGCCGAAGAGATACGCGCCTACACGGGCAACCTGTTGCGCCTGGCCATCGACTGCGTCACCAACCTTGAGTCGTCGCGCCTCTGCTATGCCGCCCTGAGCCGCCTTGGTGGCCGCTACGTGGCGCTCGACCCCTACAGCGACGCCGTGGCGGCGACACGCGCCGTTGTGCGCCCCAGCTGGGTTTTTGGCCTCGAGCCCCTAGGCGACGAGATCGCCTGGCCAGAGCCGCATACCAGGAAGCCAAACCGCATCGCCCAGGACTTTCTCGAAGTGTGGAACCGCACAATGCAGGGGCTCGTGGATCGTAAGCTTATCCGCTTCCATCCACAGCTGGTGCGCGATGACGGATTGGCTGGTGCATTGGAGGGTTTGGATGATATTCGGAGTGGGAGGGTCTCgggcaagaagctgctctACACCTTGTGA